One genomic segment of Mangifera indica cultivar Alphonso chromosome 6, CATAS_Mindica_2.1, whole genome shotgun sequence includes these proteins:
- the LOC123218254 gene encoding uncharacterized protein LOC123218254 isoform X1 yields MGEEAPKLYNSKPKKAKLKQFQEQQKGKDFASSTTPPQSSSAAATSYTMGSSSAASPPPPPKESFARRYKFLWPLLLTVSLAVGAYMYMKTSKKDESITEEEGAKDVPSIPVSATAAATAVITENPVAEFVKLREPIPMDQQRELFKWILEEKRKVKPKDPEEKKRIDEEKAILKQFIRAKSIPSI; encoded by the exons ATGGGTGAAGAAGCTCCAAAGCTTTACAACAGCAAACCCAAGAAGG CTAAGCTTAAACAATTTCAAGaacaacaaaaaggaaaagattTTGCTTCTTCAACAACACCTCCACAATCATCATCAGCTGCTGCAACGTCATACACAATGGGGTCGAGCTCTGCTGCTTCGCCTCCTCCACCTCCAAAAGAGTCTTTTGCTAGGCGTTACAAGTTCCTCTGGCCCCTTCTTTTGACTGTTAGTCTTGCTGTTGGAG CTTACATGTACATGAAGACCAGTAAAAAGGATGAAAGCATAACTGAGGAAGAAGGGGCAAAAGATGTGCCCTCAATTCCAGTTTCAGCTACAGCTGCAGCAACTGCTGTGATCACTGAAAACCCCGTTGCAGAGTTTGTGAAGTTACGTGAACCAATTCCTATGGATCAGCAACGAGAACTTTTCAAGTGGATTTTGGAAGAGAAAAGGAAGGTCAAACCAAAGGATCCTGAAGAAAAGAAGCGTATTGATGAAGAGAAAGCCATTCTCAAACAATTTATTCGTGCAAAATCTATTCCAAGTATTTAG
- the LOC123219507 gene encoding 3-epi-6-deoxocathasterone 23-monooxygenase CYP90D1-like produces the protein MDNLLWILFVTTVSLLFTIIFHNKNKIKSSSSSSRSCFTTTTTTTTTTRNLPQLPLGSLGWPFLGETLEFISCAYSDRPESFMDKRRRIYGKVFKSHIFGTPTIVSTDAEVSRFVLQSDAKAFVPSYPKSLTELMGKSSILLINGILQRRIHGLIGAFFKSPHLKAQITSDMQKYVQKSMDTWTEDQPIYIQDETKSIAFQVLVKALISLDPGEEMEFLKKQFQEFISGLMSLPVNIPGSKLHRSLQAKKKMVKLVQKIIQSKRSSGVSTFPKDVIDVLLLNNASDQPLTDDLIADNIIDMMIPGEDSVPVLMTLAIKYLSDSPTALKQLTEENMKLKRLKAELREPPSWSDYLSLTFTQTVITETLRMGNIIIGVMRKAMKDIEFKGYLIPKGWCFFAYFRSVHLDESNYDWPYQFNPWRWQDHKDISNCNTNFTPFGGGQRLCPGLDLARLEVSIFLHHFVTQFRWAAEEDTVVNFPTVRMKRRMPVWVKRRGDSS, from the exons ATGGACAATCTACTGTGGATTTTGTTTGTCACAACAGTGAGTTTATTGTTCACCATCATTTtccataacaaaaataaaatcaaatcatcatcatcttcctcaAGATCATGTttcacaacaacaacaacaacaacaacaaccacCAGAAATCTCCCTCAACTCCCTTTGGGCTCTCTCGGTTGGCCCTTTCTCGGTGAAACCTTGGAGTTCATTTCTTGTGCTTATTCTGATCGCCCTGAAAGCTTCATGGACAAACGTCGCCGCAT CTACGGGAAAGTGTTCAAGTCACATATTTTTGGAACTCCGACTATAGTTTCAACGGATGCAGAAGTGAGTAGATTCGTTCTGCAGAGTGATGCAAAGGCGTTTGTACCATCGTATCCGAAATCTCTGACTGAACTGATGGGAAAGTCTTCGATTTTGCTCATTAATGGAATCTTACAAAGGAGAATCCATGGACTTATAGGAGCCTTCTTCAAGTCTCCTCATCTTAAAGCTCAAATCACCAGCGACATGCAGAAGTATGTGCAGAAATCAATGGACACTTGGACTGAAGATCAGCCTATTTACATTCAAGATGAAACCAAAAGT ATTGCCTTTCAAGTACTAGTCAAAGCATTGATCAGTTTAGATCCAGGTGAAGAAATGGAGTTCTTGAAGAAACAGTTCCAAGAATTTATTTCCGGACTCATGTCTTTACCTGTTAACATTCCCGGAAGTAAACTCCATAGATCCTTACAG GCAAAGAAGAAGATGGTTAAGTTAGTACAGAAGATTATTCAATCTAAAAGAAGTAGTGGGGTCTCAACATTTCCTAAAGATGTAATAGATGTGTTGTTGCTCAACAATGCGAGCGATCAGCCATTAACTGATGATCTAATTGcagataatataattgatatgatGATTCCAGGAGAGGATTCAGTTCCAGTTCTTATGACTCTTGCTATTAAATACCTCTCAGATTCTCCCACTGCTCTCAAACAACTGACG GAAGAAAACATGAAGTTGAAAAGACTAAAAGCTGAGCTTAGAGAGCCCCCATCTTGGAGTGATTACTTATCGTTAACTTTTACACAGACC GTAATTACAGAAACTCTAAGGATGGGAAATATAATCATTGGAGTGATGAGAAAGGCCATGAAAGACATTGAGTTTAAAGGTTATCTAATACCAAAAGGATGGTGCTTTTTTGCATACTTTAGATCAGTTCATCTTGATGAAAGTAACTATGATTGGCCTTATCAATTCAACCCTTGGAGATGGCAA GATCATAAAGACATAAGCAATTGTAACACTAACTTCACTCCTTTTGGAGGGGGACAAAGACTTTGCCCTGGTCTTGACTTGGCCAGGCTGGAAGTTTCCATCTTTCTGCACCACTTTGTTACTCAATTCAG
- the LOC123218254 gene encoding uncharacterized protein LOC123218254 isoform X2: MLISLCWLFVSVHRFDHYREWTSNNNQLRCSILVSDSFYLLSLPCNGAYMYMKTSKKDESITEEEGAKDVPSIPVSATAAATAVITENPVAEFVKLREPIPMDQQRELFKWILEEKRKVKPKDPEEKKRIDEEKAILKQFIRAKSIPSI; the protein is encoded by the exons ATGTTGATAAGCTTATGTTGGTTATTTGTGTCAGTGCACCGCTTTGATCATTACCGAGAGTGGACTAGTAATAATAACCAGTTGAGGTGCTCTATCTTAGTATCTGATTCCTTTTACTTGTTGTCTCTCCCCTGTAATGGAG CTTACATGTACATGAAGACCAGTAAAAAGGATGAAAGCATAACTGAGGAAGAAGGGGCAAAAGATGTGCCCTCAATTCCAGTTTCAGCTACAGCTGCAGCAACTGCTGTGATCACTGAAAACCCCGTTGCAGAGTTTGTGAAGTTACGTGAACCAATTCCTATGGATCAGCAACGAGAACTTTTCAAGTGGATTTTGGAAGAGAAAAGGAAGGTCAAACCAAAGGATCCTGAAGAAAAGAAGCGTATTGATGAAGAGAAAGCCATTCTCAAACAATTTATTCGTGCAAAATCTATTCCAAGTATTTAG